The stretch of DNA CCTAATCTAATAACTGTTAGCGATCGCTCTTTTCCTCAATCATCCATAGCAAAAATCAAACAAACCGATCTTACTTCATTTGCTTCATCTTACGCTCTCGGAAGTACCAATTCAAATGAAGATGAAACACGCCAAACTCGAAATGAACAAAAGAGCGTAAATGTAATCACTATGTCAACAGCTAGTAATGATTTTGGAGACTGGGCTAATGGCTAAAATGCTCTCATTACGGGAACAAGCAAAAGAATTTTTTGAATTTGCCCTGCAACAAACTTGCAGTCGCGCTTCTCTAGAAAAACTATACCATCTCATCCGACAATGCGAGTATCAACTAGAACAACCGATGCGCGTGGCAATTGTGGGGAAAATTAAAGCTGGTAAATCAACTGCTATAAATGCTTTACTCGGTGAAGCTTTGGTAGTTACGGGGACGGTAGAAGCTACTTTTAATGTTAACTGGTTACGTTATGGGGAAAAATCTTCTTTAAAAGTGCATTTTAAAGATAAACGTCCGCCAGAAACTAAATCTATTTCGGAACTTGCCGATTTAACCAAAAGAAGCGATCGCTCTCATCAATACCTCCTCAACATTGCCTATATTGAGGTCTTTTATCCCAACCCTATTTTGCAAACTTTTAATTTAATTGATACACCAGGATTAGAATCTTATTATCAAGATGATTCGGAAAATACTCGTCAGTTTTTAAATTTACATGGTAAGAAACTCTCAGAAATAACTCAAATTGAAACAGCTAAAGCAGATGCAGTACTTTACTTGTTCAACCAAAGTGTGCATACAGCAGATGCAGTAGCGATGGAAGAGTTTCAAGGTTCGAGTTTAGGTAAAATAACCCCAATTAACGCGATCGCAGTTCTGACTAAAATAGATTCTTATTGGCAAGAAGCAAATAATCCTTTAACTCAAGGAGAAAAAATTGCCCAACGTTTAATGTCAGAATATCCTCAATTACGCCATTTATTTCATACTATCCGCCCGCTCGCTGGTTGTTTGGCTTTGGGAGCGCAAACTTTAGCTAAAGAAGAGTTTGAGACACTTAAGAGATTAGCCGAATTGTCAGAAGAAAGATTAGAGCGTTTGCTTCGTACAGTTGAAAGATTTACTAGTAAAGAATATCCTGAAGAACCCCAAATTCCTCAGAAAAGCGATCGCTCTTCACTTCTAGACAGATTGGGACAATATGGAGTGTTTTTAGCTTGTCAGTTATTGCGAGAGCAAAATTTAACTCAGTTAGAATTACAAAAAAGATTGCTCGATGCTAGTGGTGTTCCTCAACTTAAACAACTAATAGTTTCTCATTTTGGCAATCGTGCTTTTTTAATCAAATTTAATACTGGATTGCAACAAATCAAA from Stanieria cyanosphaera PCC 7437 encodes:
- a CDS encoding dynamin family protein; this translates as MAKMLSLREQAKEFFEFALQQTCSRASLEKLYHLIRQCEYQLEQPMRVAIVGKIKAGKSTAINALLGEALVVTGTVEATFNVNWLRYGEKSSLKVHFKDKRPPETKSISELADLTKRSDRSHQYLLNIAYIEVFYPNPILQTFNLIDTPGLESYYQDDSENTRQFLNLHGKKLSEITQIETAKADAVLYLFNQSVHTADAVAMEEFQGSSLGKITPINAIAVLTKIDSYWQEANNPLTQGEKIAQRLMSEYPQLRHLFHTIRPLAGCLALGAQTLAKEEFETLKRLAELSEERLERLLRTVERFTSKEYPEEPQIPQKSDRSSLLDRLGQYGVFLACQLLREQNLTQLELQKRLLDASGVPQLKQLIVSHFGNRAFLIKFNTGLQQIKAACFQIQQNCDQDERSTCETHDLQAVNKILAKIEEIEINAHDFQELKVLRSYYLGKLDFHPNEVQQLLNITGENGTSCAERLGNPERATVAEMLIIAKESMYYWRSRANDYINSDTHTLEAARILSLSFERVFYRLSKAKKYLYL